A genome region from Geoalkalibacter ferrihydriticus DSM 17813 includes the following:
- a CDS encoding anaerobic ribonucleoside-triphosphate reductase activating protein, with product MGIKGFQGTSLLDFPGRIASLVFFGGCNLTCPFCHNPSLVLTPEDHPDYPPQVLLGELAERRAFIDGAVVSGGEPTLDPELPGFLRQIKALGLLVKLDTNGLAPDMLASLIDEELLDYVALDVKTAPSRYGELHRAPVDLDLLPRSVQLLKSSALDYEFRTTCVPGFVEESDIRALGELLTGGRRWVLQQFVPQHSLALPLRKITSHPPAKLHQMAAIARDHVAEVKLRGIE from the coding sequence ATGGGCATCAAAGGATTCCAGGGAACCAGCCTGCTTGATTTCCCCGGCCGCATCGCCTCCCTGGTCTTTTTCGGCGGGTGCAATCTCACCTGCCCCTTCTGCCACAATCCATCCCTGGTGCTGACGCCGGAGGATCACCCCGATTACCCCCCGCAGGTGCTGCTGGGGGAACTCGCGGAGCGCCGTGCTTTCATAGACGGCGCCGTGGTCTCCGGCGGCGAGCCGACCCTCGACCCTGAACTGCCGGGGTTTCTGCGCCAGATCAAGGCCCTTGGCCTGCTGGTCAAGCTCGACACCAACGGTCTGGCGCCGGATATGCTCGCAAGCCTGATTGATGAAGAACTTCTCGATTATGTGGCTCTCGATGTCAAGACCGCCCCAAGCCGTTACGGCGAGCTGCATCGCGCCCCCGTCGACCTCGACCTGCTGCCGCGCAGTGTGCAGTTGCTTAAATCCAGCGCGCTTGATTACGAATTCCGCACCACCTGCGTTCCCGGCTTCGTCGAGGAGAGTGACATTCGCGCTCTTGGCGAGCTCTTGACGGGGGGCCGGCGCTGGGTCCTGCAACAGTTCGTCCCCCAGCACTCGCTTGCACTGCCTCTGCGGAAAATCACCTCACATCCCCCCGCCAAGCTGCATCAAATGGCGGCCATCGCCCGCGACCATGTTGCCGAGGTGAAACTGCGCGGCATCGAATAA
- a CDS encoding cytochrome c encodes MKLKKRDILLVTIGAAIVVFLLSAPPATTNPVPYDDTHRQYYDLARDEGKKSAERFCEDCHNQDMMPLPEGHPPKYRCLFCHRLERDK; translated from the coding sequence ATGAAACTCAAAAAACGCGACATCCTCCTGGTAACAATCGGCGCGGCAATCGTTGTCTTTCTTCTGTCCGCCCCGCCTGCAACCACCAACCCGGTCCCATACGACGACACTCACCGGCAGTATTACGACCTGGCGCGCGATGAAGGCAAAAAATCGGCTGAGAGGTTCTGTGAAGACTGCCACAACCAGGACATGATGCCGCTGCCCGAAGGGCATCCGCCCAAATACCGCTGCCTGTTCTGCCATAGACTTGAGCGCGACAAATAG
- the murI gene encoding glutamate racemase, producing the protein MVSERAIGVFDSGVGGLTVLKELSRLLPDEELIYLGDTARVPYGTKSGSTVTRYAQEAAGFLTALGVKVLVVACNTASAVALPVLEERFQIPVFGVIQPGAARAVQLTHSRRVGVIGTEGTIKSSAYTRAIQALDSRIQVSTTACPLFVPLAEEGWSEHPIARLVAQEYLTGLAAEKIDALVLGCTHYPLLKLILGDFFGPEVALVDSAEETAATVARALAEQDLLRRSPPGPHRFFVTDVPERFERVGGTFWGAPLGGVKQVEIG; encoded by the coding sequence GTGGTTTCCGAACGTGCGATAGGCGTTTTCGACTCCGGCGTCGGGGGGTTGACGGTACTAAAAGAGCTGTCCCGCCTGCTGCCTGATGAAGAGTTGATCTATTTGGGCGACACCGCGCGGGTTCCTTACGGGACGAAGAGTGGTTCAACCGTTACTCGCTATGCCCAGGAGGCGGCGGGTTTTCTCACCGCCCTTGGCGTCAAGGTGCTGGTGGTCGCCTGCAACACCGCCTCGGCGGTGGCGCTGCCGGTGCTGGAAGAGCGTTTTCAGATCCCCGTCTTCGGTGTTATCCAGCCAGGCGCCGCGCGTGCGGTTCAGTTGACGCACAGTCGGCGCGTGGGCGTGATCGGCACCGAAGGCACCATCAAGAGCAGCGCATATACCCGGGCTATCCAGGCCCTTGATTCGCGAATTCAGGTGAGTACGACGGCCTGTCCCCTGTTTGTGCCCCTGGCGGAGGAGGGCTGGTCTGAGCATCCCATTGCCCGTCTGGTTGCACAGGAGTACCTGACGGGCCTGGCCGCCGAAAAAATCGATGCGCTGGTGCTGGGTTGTACGCACTATCCCCTGCTTAAACTTATTCTCGGAGATTTTTTCGGCCCCGAGGTGGCACTGGTCGACTCGGCGGAAGAAACGGCCGCGACTGTGGCCCGGGCACTGGCCGAGCAAGATCTGTTGCGACGCTCGCCGCCCGGTCCACACCGTTTTTTCGTGACCGACGTACCGGAGCGTTTCGAGCGCGTCGGCGGCACTTTTTGGGGCGCACCTCTGGGGGGTGTCAAGCAGGTCGAAATCGGTTAG
- the nikR gene encoding nickel-responsive transcriptional regulator NikR, translated as MSETIRFGISIDDRLLQRFDDLIADKGYSNRSEAIRDLIRNALVEQQWADENEETVGTVTLVYDHHTRDLADKLTEQQHSHHDAIISALHVHLDTHHCLEVVVVKGRVGEVRRLADELIGTKGVKHGKLVTTTTGKGLL; from the coding sequence ATGTCCGAAACCATCCGCTTCGGTATATCCATCGACGATCGGTTGTTGCAGCGCTTTGACGACCTGATTGCAGACAAGGGCTACAGCAATCGTTCTGAAGCCATTCGCGATCTGATTCGCAACGCCCTGGTCGAACAGCAGTGGGCCGACGAAAATGAAGAAACGGTCGGCACGGTCACCCTGGTTTACGATCATCACACCCGCGATCTCGCCGACAAACTCACCGAGCAGCAGCACAGCCATCATGACGCCATTATCTCGGCTCTGCATGTCCACCTCGATACCCACCACTGTCTTGAGGTGGTGGTGGTCAAAGGCAGGGTCGGCGAAGTGCGGCGCCTGGCCGACGAACTCATCGGCACCAAGGGCGTCAAGCACGGCAAGCTGGTGACAACGACCACCGGCAAGGGGTTGCTCTGA
- a CDS encoding peptidylprolyl isomerase, with amino-acid sequence MTQQNTHHAQTGSLATFFAPLLVAALACILVATAAKAADDTREVAARVNGAPIYMDQVTPLVESQLQRNPRIAEQARGEALLHDMHMRALNQLIDVELLYQAGSEIEIPDAQEQIAAYVDHYRANNLTANLSEEQMHAAAHRQVQVNAYYLSRGLDDPEVPEERIRAFFEQNKQDFTQQPSIEVRHILIKADPDGPDEDTAKARGRMQEALDRLNQGEDFSKVAQDLSECASAAEGGHLGHVERGSMPPEFIDAGFSLPVGDLSRVVQTRFGFHVLQVLDKNPGGAPSYEDMRDFYRTFLQKQLREELLAQEFALLRERAEIEIYLPQRATTPMRGTR; translated from the coding sequence ATGACTCAGCAAAACACCCATCACGCACAGACCGGCAGCCTCGCGACCTTTTTCGCCCCCCTACTAGTGGCGGCGCTGGCCTGCATTCTCGTGGCGACCGCTGCAAAGGCCGCCGACGACACCCGCGAAGTTGCCGCGCGCGTCAATGGCGCCCCCATTTACATGGACCAGGTAACCCCTCTGGTTGAGAGCCAGTTGCAGCGCAATCCGCGCATCGCCGAGCAGGCCAGGGGAGAAGCCCTGCTGCACGACATGCATATGAGGGCCTTGAATCAACTGATTGATGTTGAGTTGCTTTACCAGGCAGGAAGCGAAATCGAGATTCCGGATGCTCAGGAACAGATCGCGGCCTATGTCGACCACTATCGCGCCAACAACCTGACCGCGAATCTGAGTGAAGAGCAAATGCATGCGGCGGCTCATCGCCAGGTTCAAGTCAACGCTTACTACCTCAGCCGGGGCCTTGATGATCCCGAGGTGCCCGAAGAGCGAATCCGCGCCTTTTTCGAACAGAACAAGCAGGACTTCACCCAGCAGCCATCCATCGAGGTCCGCCACATCCTGATCAAAGCAGATCCCGATGGGCCGGACGAAGATACGGCAAAAGCCCGAGGGCGCATGCAGGAAGCGCTGGATCGCTTGAATCAGGGTGAGGACTTTTCCAAGGTCGCACAGGATCTTTCTGAGTGTGCGAGCGCCGCCGAGGGTGGCCATCTTGGCCATGTCGAGCGAGGAAGCATGCCGCCGGAATTCATCGATGCCGGATTTTCCCTGCCCGTCGGTGACCTGAGCCGCGTTGTTCAGACCCGCTTTGGTTTTCACGTTCTCCAGGTTCTTGACAAAAATCCCGGCGGCGCGCCGTCTTACGAAGACATGCGCGATTTCTACCGGACGTTTTTGCAAAAGCAGTTGCGCGAAGAATTGCTCGCCCAGGAATTTGCCCTGCTCCGTGAGCGGGCCGAGATCGAAATTTATCTGCCGCAGCGCGCCACCACGCCCATGCGCGGCACACGCTGA
- a CDS encoding 2-hydroxyacyl-CoA dehydratase family protein has product MIGFTTTIPLEILVAAGRRSADLNNLFITDPDPQALIEDAEVAGFPRNICGWIKGLYGTVLRHGISEVIAVTEGDCSNTQALMEVLTLQGVRTIPFAYPYDRSRETLALEISKLARHFGVDKEQIEAARSRLDQLRRKVHEIDRLTWQENRVSGEENHLFQVCTSDMKGDICGFEQEIDSFLGKVRLRPPFAEKIRLAYMGVPPIVTDLYPRLEEMGARVVFNETQRQFSMPYLCADIEEQYRRYTYPYDIFARLDDIEEQIALRRVDGIIHYVQSFCFRQIEDLIVRKRLKVPVLTLEGDRPGPLDARSRIRIEGFLEMLKARKP; this is encoded by the coding sequence ATGATTGGATTTACCACAACAATTCCCCTGGAGATTCTGGTCGCCGCCGGACGTCGCTCCGCTGACCTCAACAATCTCTTCATTACCGATCCCGACCCTCAGGCGCTCATCGAAGACGCCGAGGTCGCCGGCTTCCCACGCAACATCTGCGGCTGGATCAAAGGACTCTACGGCACAGTGCTGCGTCATGGCATCTCCGAAGTCATCGCCGTGACCGAAGGCGACTGCTCCAACACCCAGGCGCTGATGGAAGTTCTGACCCTGCAAGGGGTAAGGACCATCCCCTTCGCCTACCCATATGACCGCTCGCGAGAGACGTTGGCACTGGAGATCAGCAAGCTGGCACGGCACTTCGGCGTGGACAAGGAGCAGATCGAAGCAGCCCGCAGCCGCCTTGACCAACTGCGCCGCAAAGTCCACGAAATCGACCGCCTGACGTGGCAGGAAAACCGAGTGAGCGGCGAGGAGAATCACCTGTTTCAGGTCTGCACATCCGACATGAAGGGCGACATCTGCGGCTTCGAGCAGGAGATCGACTCTTTTCTGGGCAAGGTCCGCCTGCGCCCTCCTTTCGCCGAAAAGATTCGCTTGGCCTATATGGGCGTTCCGCCCATCGTTACCGACCTCTATCCGCGCCTGGAAGAGATGGGGGCGCGCGTGGTCTTCAATGAAACCCAACGCCAGTTCTCCATGCCCTATCTTTGTGCCGACATCGAAGAGCAATACCGGCGCTACACCTATCCCTATGACATCTTCGCCCGCCTCGACGATATCGAAGAACAGATCGCTTTACGCCGGGTTGACGGGATCATCCACTACGTTCAATCTTTTTGCTTCCGCCAGATCGAGGATCTCATTGTGCGCAAACGCCTGAAAGTGCCGGTGCTCACCCTTGAAGGCGACCGGCCCGGCCCCCTCGACGCCCGCAGCCGCATCCGCATTGAAGGATTTCTCGAAATGCTCAAGGCCCGCAAACCATGA
- the cbiM gene encoding cobalt transporter CbiM, giving the protein MHISDGVLPVSVALGSGAASLALAAWSARRTPSEDLPKLAVVAASFFVASLVHVPLGPTSVHLLIPGLVGILLGSASFLAIALGLVLQSLLFQYGGLTALGANALLMGIPALICGWLFQRLKGHNRKRQMIVGGIIGGLGTVFAAMLLAVLLASGGEDFFGVARLAVLAHVPVVAIEALVSAFTIGFLCKVKPELLHLAQTGLKREH; this is encoded by the coding sequence ATGCATATTTCTGATGGGGTTCTGCCGGTCAGCGTAGCTCTGGGGAGTGGGGCGGCGAGTCTCGCCCTGGCCGCCTGGAGTGCGCGCCGCACGCCCAGCGAAGACTTGCCGAAACTGGCGGTGGTTGCGGCATCCTTTTTCGTTGCCTCCCTGGTTCACGTGCCTCTAGGCCCCACCAGCGTCCATCTGCTGATTCCGGGACTGGTCGGCATCCTGCTGGGCTCCGCATCATTTCTGGCCATCGCCCTGGGTCTGGTCCTGCAAAGTCTGCTGTTTCAATACGGCGGATTGACCGCCCTGGGGGCCAATGCCTTGCTGATGGGCATCCCGGCCCTGATCTGCGGCTGGCTGTTTCAGCGCCTCAAGGGGCACAACCGCAAGCGCCAGATGATCGTCGGCGGCATTATCGGCGGCCTCGGCACGGTCTTCGCGGCCATGCTCCTGGCCGTTCTTCTGGCCAGCGGCGGCGAGGATTTTTTCGGCGTGGCACGCCTTGCGGTGCTTGCCCATGTGCCGGTCGTGGCCATCGAGGCTCTGGTCAGCGCCTTTACCATCGGGTTTCTGTGCAAGGTCAAACCTGAACTTCTGCACCTGGCCCAAACCGGCCTGAAACGGGAACATTGA
- a CDS encoding S8 family peptidase: MKIFPLALFVLGLLVFFPAAQTQATQTKEYLVGFHSPALAAEQGKALGKDRRSNRSMRRLPILTLALDEAEAEALGRNPGVAYIEENRWVQAIDPTLGAEYSNSWGVTHIGGMSVHEKGYFGQGVRIAVLDTGIDYTHPDLMFRYAGGYNFVFDDADPMDDSSSSHGTHTAGIIAAELNGIGVVGVAPRARLYGVKVLDGAGFGTLEWLIAGIDWAIDNQMDIINLSLAFDLDSPAVRDACDRAFAAGILLVAAAGNTNGSAALYPAAYDSVIAVNATSGDDQLAAISAIDPRIELAAPGVDVVSTARGNEYLSHIGTSQAAPHVTGVAALILAAGIEDANNDGRLADDVRLRLQQTAVSLGEAGRDSFYGFGRVDAVAALELATAPPPPAPVVKEKKEKRLKRAEIIRTVPPGPGKSHPARSR; encoded by the coding sequence ATGAAAATTTTTCCCTTGGCACTTTTTGTCCTGGGCTTGCTCGTTTTTTTTCCTGCCGCTCAGACCCAAGCCACGCAGACAAAGGAATATCTGGTCGGCTTTCACAGCCCTGCCCTGGCCGCTGAACAAGGCAAAGCACTCGGCAAGGATCGCCGCAGCAACCGCAGCATGCGCAGGCTGCCTATCCTCACCCTGGCCCTTGATGAAGCCGAGGCCGAGGCGTTGGGCCGCAACCCAGGGGTCGCCTATATCGAAGAAAACCGTTGGGTGCAGGCCATCGATCCGACCCTGGGAGCCGAGTATTCCAACAGCTGGGGAGTTACCCACATCGGCGGCATGAGTGTGCATGAGAAGGGCTATTTCGGCCAGGGCGTGCGTATTGCGGTTCTCGATACCGGCATCGACTACACGCATCCGGACCTGATGTTTCGCTATGCCGGCGGCTACAATTTCGTGTTCGACGATGCCGACCCCATGGATGATAGCTCCAGCAGTCACGGCACCCATACCGCCGGCATTATCGCCGCAGAGCTCAACGGCATCGGAGTGGTGGGGGTCGCGCCGCGTGCGCGTCTCTATGGCGTCAAGGTGCTGGACGGCGCGGGGTTCGGTACACTGGAGTGGCTGATTGCGGGTATCGACTGGGCCATAGACAACCAGATGGACATCATCAACCTGAGCCTCGCCTTCGATTTAGACTCCCCCGCCGTCCGCGACGCTTGTGATCGCGCCTTTGCCGCCGGAATCCTGCTGGTTGCCGCCGCCGGAAACACCAATGGCTCCGCCGCCCTGTATCCCGCCGCCTACGATTCGGTCATTGCGGTCAACGCCACCTCCGGCGACGATCAGCTCGCCGCTATCTCCGCCATCGATCCCCGCATCGAACTGGCGGCCCCCGGTGTTGATGTCGTGTCCACCGCGCGCGGCAATGAATACCTCTCCCACATCGGCACCTCGCAGGCCGCGCCGCATGTCACCGGTGTCGCCGCGCTGATTCTCGCCGCCGGCATCGAGGATGCCAACAACGATGGACGCCTGGCGGACGACGTGCGCCTGCGCTTGCAGCAGACCGCCGTGTCTTTGGGGGAAGCCGGTCGCGATTCTTTCTACGGATTTGGGCGGGTCGATGCCGTAGCCGCACTTGAACTTGCAACCGCTCCGCCCCCGCCCGCCCCCGTCGTCAAAGAAAAGAAGGAAAAAAGACTCAAGCGGGCGGAAATTATCCGGACCGTCCCCCCAGGCCCTGGAAAATCCCACCCGGCGCGCTCCCGCTGA
- a CDS encoding homocysteine S-methyltransferase family protein, with protein sequence MSRFLQALKERVLVLDGAMGTMLQERGLAPGGCPEEMNLAAPDVVAAVHREYAQAGADIIVTNTFGGNRVKLGHYGLEHRVREINARAVELARSAAGEGFVSLSLGPTGRFLEPVGDAGFDEMVEVFGEQVRAAVDAGADLLSCETFLDIRELRAAVVACREFSELPIIAQMTFDDGGRTVLGTPPEAAAVTLEGLGVDVIGSNCGLGPEGIVALLEKMRAVCHLPLISQANAGLPQLVDGQTVFPGTPEDMTAFHGRMIALGVRVIGGCCGTTPTHIHAMRAALQGRDQSWTPPPRRLFLSSRGAVVPVGGTAPCAVIGERINPTGKKAYSAELREGKTGYIRREAQEQTAAGAALLDINCGAPGVDEPAALERAVFAVAGVAAAPLVLDSSDPLALERALKAVDGKVLINSVSGEEKSLRAVLPLARKYGAAVIGLALDAEGIPATAEGRVAIARKILQAAQQAGLPACDVVIDGLVLTVSAEQKGAPETLRTLRQVKSELGLATVLGVSNISYGLPSRIILSSAFFAMALEAGLDLAIINPKEERMMDSFRAAMVLLGRDVRAEEFIAHYSGVTAPLAVPLAEGGAGIRDRLATAIIEGDREGVAALVDQAFAEGLEAMTISNEGLLPGLEEIGRRFGAKQIFLPQVMLSAETMHAAFARIKERMPGEMGPRLGRILMATVEGDIHDIGKNIVCTLLENHGFEVIDLGKNVPAERIVSVARERQVDAVGLSALMTTTLAQMEHTLQRLRDEGIKAFTLVGGAVVTEEYAARIGADLYGGDAMAAVEKIKRLLIK encoded by the coding sequence ATGAGTCGTTTTCTTCAGGCCCTAAAAGAGCGTGTGCTGGTTCTTGACGGCGCCATGGGCACCATGCTGCAGGAGCGGGGACTGGCGCCCGGAGGCTGTCCCGAGGAGATGAATCTCGCCGCGCCCGACGTGGTGGCCGCCGTACATCGCGAATATGCCCAGGCCGGTGCCGACATTATCGTGACCAACACTTTCGGCGGCAACCGCGTCAAGCTCGGGCATTACGGCTTGGAGCACAGGGTTCGCGAGATCAACGCGCGGGCGGTCGAACTGGCGCGGTCCGCGGCCGGTGAAGGCTTTGTCTCCCTGTCTCTGGGGCCGACGGGGCGTTTTCTGGAGCCGGTGGGCGATGCCGGGTTCGATGAAATGGTGGAGGTTTTCGGTGAGCAGGTGCGGGCTGCGGTCGATGCCGGCGCCGATCTGCTGAGCTGTGAAACTTTCCTCGATATTCGTGAATTGCGCGCCGCGGTGGTTGCCTGTCGTGAATTTTCCGAACTGCCGATCATTGCACAAATGACTTTCGACGACGGTGGTCGCACCGTTCTTGGTACGCCGCCGGAGGCCGCGGCTGTGACTCTCGAAGGCCTCGGCGTGGATGTAATCGGCTCCAATTGCGGGCTGGGGCCTGAAGGGATTGTCGCTCTGCTGGAAAAAATGCGCGCGGTCTGCCATCTTCCGCTCATTTCCCAGGCCAATGCCGGCCTGCCCCAGCTGGTCGATGGCCAGACCGTTTTTCCCGGAACGCCTGAGGATATGACAGCTTTTCACGGTCGCATGATTGCGCTGGGAGTGCGCGTCATCGGCGGCTGCTGCGGTACAACGCCCACCCATATCCATGCCATGCGTGCCGCCCTCCAGGGGCGCGATCAATCCTGGACGCCACCGCCGCGTCGCTTATTTCTTTCCAGCCGCGGCGCGGTCGTGCCGGTCGGCGGTACGGCCCCCTGCGCGGTGATCGGCGAACGCATCAATCCTACGGGGAAAAAAGCCTATTCCGCTGAGCTGCGCGAGGGCAAGACCGGCTACATCCGCCGCGAGGCCCAGGAGCAGACGGCGGCCGGGGCGGCGCTGCTCGACATCAACTGCGGCGCGCCGGGAGTGGACGAGCCGGCAGCCCTGGAGCGAGCGGTGTTCGCGGTCGCCGGCGTGGCGGCCGCGCCCCTGGTTCTTGATTCCTCCGACCCTTTGGCTTTGGAGCGGGCGCTCAAGGCGGTGGATGGCAAGGTGCTCATCAATTCGGTGTCGGGCGAAGAAAAAAGCCTGCGGGCTGTTTTGCCCCTGGCCCGCAAGTACGGAGCGGCGGTCATCGGTCTGGCCCTGGACGCGGAAGGAATCCCGGCCACCGCCGAAGGTCGCGTCGCCATTGCCCGCAAGATTCTGCAGGCCGCGCAGCAGGCTGGATTGCCGGCCTGTGATGTGGTGATAGACGGGCTGGTGTTGACCGTGTCCGCCGAGCAGAAGGGGGCGCCGGAAACTCTGCGTACCCTGCGCCAGGTGAAGTCCGAACTGGGTTTGGCGACGGTGCTGGGGGTCAGCAATATCTCCTACGGACTGCCCAGCCGGATCATTCTTTCCTCGGCGTTTTTTGCCATGGCTCTTGAGGCCGGACTGGATCTCGCCATCATCAATCCCAAAGAAGAGCGAATGATGGACAGCTTTCGCGCCGCCATGGTGTTGTTGGGTCGGGACGTGCGGGCCGAGGAATTCATCGCCCATTACAGCGGTGTGACCGCGCCCCTGGCCGTGCCCTTGGCCGAGGGGGGCGCGGGGATTCGAGATCGCTTGGCCACGGCGATTATCGAAGGCGATCGCGAAGGTGTCGCGGCCCTGGTGGACCAGGCATTTGCCGAGGGACTCGAGGCCATGACCATCAGCAACGAGGGGTTGCTGCCCGGACTCGAAGAGATCGGGCGGCGCTTCGGTGCCAAGCAGATCTTTCTGCCCCAGGTCATGTTGTCCGCAGAAACCATGCATGCCGCCTTCGCCCGCATCAAGGAGCGCATGCCGGGCGAGATGGGTCCGCGCCTGGGACGCATCCTTATGGCGACCGTGGAAGGCGATATCCATGACATCGGAAAGAATATCGTCTGCACCCTGCTGGAAAATCACGGCTTCGAAGTCATCGACCTGGGCAAGAATGTGCCCGCCGAGCGCATTGTTTCCGTTGCACGTGAGCGCCAGGTAGATGCCGTCGGACTCTCGGCGCTCATGACCACCACCCTGGCGCAGATGGAGCATACCCTCCAGCGTTTGCGCGACGAAGGGATCAAGGCCTTTACCCTGGTCGGCGGCGCGGTCGTCACGGAAGAATATGCCGCGCGCATCGGCGCCGACCTTTATGGCGGCGACGCCATGGCCGCCGTGGAGAAAATAAAGAGGCTCCTTATTAAATAA
- a CDS encoding GerMN domain-containing protein — protein sequence MIFDRTGKWIAGLVVLLLVVGALAFWAGKAGWFAPAQKGVETPAEAPAMREIILYFADLQGEFLVAEQREMPDCPDNEKCVHAVIEALIKGPRADLIPVLPPQTRVLGVAFDEETVTVDFTRDLVTRHPGGSISELLTVYGLANTLAVNFPHLRQVRILVAGQAVESLKGHVDLRAPVPADFRYGRPPLGVGGSDDLSTSPAQGGIQ from the coding sequence ATGATCTTTGATCGCACCGGTAAATGGATTGCCGGGCTGGTTGTTTTACTGCTGGTGGTTGGCGCGCTGGCGTTTTGGGCAGGCAAGGCGGGCTGGTTCGCGCCCGCGCAAAAGGGTGTCGAGACCCCTGCCGAGGCACCGGCAATGCGTGAAATTATTCTCTATTTTGCCGACCTTCAGGGTGAGTTCCTGGTGGCCGAGCAGCGCGAGATGCCGGACTGTCCCGATAACGAGAAGTGCGTTCATGCGGTGATTGAAGCCTTGATCAAGGGCCCGCGCGCCGATCTGATACCGGTGCTGCCGCCGCAAACCCGTGTCCTGGGCGTGGCTTTTGATGAGGAGACGGTAACCGTCGACTTCACCCGCGACCTGGTAACGCGCCATCCCGGCGGAAGCATCTCGGAACTGCTGACCGTTTACGGCCTGGCCAACACCTTGGCGGTCAATTTTCCGCATCTGCGCCAGGTGCGTATTCTCGTTGCCGGTCAGGCGGTGGAGTCGCTTAAGGGTCATGTCGATCTGCGCGCGCCGGTGCCGGCTGATTTTCGTTACGGCCGTCCGCCCCTGGGCGTTGGCGGCAGTGATGATCTTTCCACATCGCCTGCCCAAGGGGGAATCCAATGA
- a CDS encoding acyl-CoA dehydratase activase — MTTLGIDLGSRKVKIAALRAGEILWLRDFDTIPFYKSYGGLHKGHLTIDFAALELFQDGDAPAAMVATGYGRNTINLQGARVIPEIQAHVAGARFQTGCDTFTLIDLGGQDTKVARVEEGILQDFLMNDKCAASSGRYLENMAQVLDIDLDELARYADNPVALDATCGIFGESELIGKIVEGHPLPHLCAGINATLVKRVMPMLRRFPQDVLLVTGGVARNQAFRQLLQQAVAARLLMPPHPQHNGAIGCAILASTSS; from the coding sequence ATGACGACACTCGGAATCGACCTGGGCAGCCGCAAGGTCAAAATCGCCGCTCTGCGGGCAGGCGAAATCCTGTGGCTGCGCGACTTTGACACCATCCCCTTCTACAAGAGCTACGGCGGCCTGCACAAGGGGCACCTGACCATCGACTTTGCCGCGCTGGAATTGTTCCAGGACGGCGATGCGCCCGCGGCGATGGTGGCCACGGGCTACGGCCGCAACACCATCAACCTTCAGGGCGCCCGCGTCATCCCCGAAATCCAGGCGCATGTCGCCGGCGCGCGCTTCCAGACCGGTTGTGATACGTTCACCCTCATCGACCTGGGCGGCCAGGACACCAAGGTGGCGCGGGTGGAAGAGGGCATTCTTCAGGACTTTCTGATGAACGACAAATGCGCCGCCAGTTCCGGCCGCTATCTTGAAAACATGGCCCAGGTACTCGACATCGACCTTGACGAACTGGCCCGCTATGCCGATAATCCAGTAGCTCTCGATGCCACCTGCGGTATTTTTGGCGAAAGCGAACTGATCGGCAAAATTGTCGAAGGGCACCCCCTGCCGCACCTGTGTGCCGGCATCAACGCAACCCTGGTCAAGCGGGTAATGCCCATGCTGCGCCGCTTTCCCCAGGACGTACTGTTGGTCACCGGGGGCGTGGCGCGCAACCAGGCATTTCGGCAACTTCTGCAACAGGCCGTCGCGGCCCGCCTGCTGATGCCGCCACACCCGCAGCACAACGGCGCCATCGGCTGCGCGATCCTCGCCTCGACCTCAAGTTGA